The stretch of DNA TAGGGTACAATGTGCTTTCTTGCGTGAAACCCTTTTTGCACTTGCTACCAGAAGGCCACCCCTCTACTCCTGCCTACGAAATTCATGATACGACCAACCACGCATTGCACAACAACTCATCCTTCATGGTCGAGTAGCTCACCATCCTTCGTATTCTAAAAAATGATATAGCATTTGAAAAATAAGCTTAATGGCATTTAACCAAACACCTGTTGGGCGTGGTGTCCGCCATGGAGGTCGTCGACAGGGCGGCGGAGTGTACCTGGGTACAAACGGCTTCAGGGTGGACAACTATGTCGTAAAGGCGAGCGGGCGCGTCGGTGCGGGTTTGCAAACGTACGACAATGCCAACAACGGTGGAGGTGAAGGGTGCGGATGCAAAGTAAGGGAGAGAAGGAGTTGAGTGGAAGGAAAAGGGACCGGGTTGGGTGGGCCGGGGGTGTTGAGTCCTATGTGTCTGCTACCCGGACTCCCGCAACCCCACGTAGTCTCCAATTTGCAGGAGAAAACGCGTCTGAATCACGTCGCGGATCAATATAGATCCGCGTTGGTTGGCTTTCATGGTTGATCCGAACGGATGCGAGCGGTTTGCAGAGATGACCTTAACACCTTTCCTAGACCTTGGTGTTTCATACATTCAGGCCTTATTTGGTTCCTAGGATAGAAATTTATATAGGAATAAGAAAATCATAAAAAGTGAGATGATATGCATGTCAATTCCTATAGAGGAAAAGATGTCATTTGGtgcataggataggatttttttcattgagtctaggctaatgtttttttctccaaaacgtgaaggattgattcctatcctacataggaataggaattcattcctacaaaccaaaagGCTTCAAAATTTTTTTCCTTTATAAATCATATCCTATAAAATTTCAACAAAAATCCTACAAACTAAAGGAGGCCTGAGGATCTGTTTCTCGAGCATTTTGCCGATGATACCACAAATCCAGAACCAGAGGCAATGATGCACGCTTTAATTAGAGGCTTGCACAATGAAACCAGAGAGCGGTGGGCGAGGCGTGTAGAACAGCCTCGCGTCGGCACGCTCCATGGCCAGCGCCGTATACGCGAGGAGCagcgtcgccgccgccaccgcacagCACAGCACGGCTCCGCTCCGGCAACGGGCGCGTCATCCCATGCATCTGCGCAAGATGCGAATAATACGGGCGATTAATTAGAGAACAAATGTACCACACCTAGCCCATCGTCAGACAAATAGGAAATTACCGAACTATCCTTGAGCCAAATTTTCAGTCCAACCATACAAACCATTGGATCAATTATTATGTACTACCACTCCTTGCAAGTTTACACACCTTAAAATCTGTAAATAACTCGTAGTTTAAACAAGCGAGACCATATATAGGCCTAGCTAGGCGGCTACGGTACGGCCGCCATCGACGCAGATGACCTGCCCGGTGATGTAGGAAGCAGCCGGCATGCAGAGGAACCCCACGAGCGACGCCACCTCCTCTGGCTCGCCTAGGCGGCCCAAAGCGGTGCGCGCGCTCTCCGCCTCCCACATCCTCCCTGCCGCATCTGAGTCGATCTGAATGCCGCTGCTGTCGAGGAGGTCCGTCCGGACTCCTCCCGGCGCGACGCAATTGACCCGGATGCCGTCGCATGCCCACTCAACGGCGAGGGTACGGGTGAGCTGGTTCAGGGCCGCCTTGGTCGCCGAGTACAGCGACAGCGTCGGGTATCCGAGCAGCCCGCCAATGGATGAGATGTTCACCACGTTGCCGCCGCTGCCGGCGAGGAGGAGCGGGTGCGCCAGCTGCGCCAGGTGGAAGCAGGACTCGAGGTTGGTGGCCATGAGACGGGCGTACTCCTCCGCCGTGCACGCCGTGGCCGCCCCGAAGAAGGTCTGCCCGGCGTTGTTCACAAGGATGTCCAGCTTGCCCCCCAGCTCGGCGCTGGCCGTTGCCATGAGCGCCTCCCGGTCGCCGCGCACGGAGACGTCGCATGCAGAGCCCGTGACGCGCGCGCTCAGGCGGCCCGCCTCGGCCTCGGCGGCCCATCCGCGCAGCCGCTCCTGCACGTCGGCGTCGCTCCGGGCGCATGTGTGCACCCGGACGCCGAACCCCGCGAGCTCCTCCACGATCGCGCGCCTGCGCCATGCATGGTTCGCAAGTGATTGTGTCAGTGTGTGCGATCAGTGACAAAGCTAGCGGCGTGAAAGAAAGAAGCATGCAGGGCGTACCCGATTCCTTTGGTTCCGCCGGTGACGAGGGCCGTCTTGCCGGCGAGGCTCCACCGCTCCTCTCGgcttgctgctgctgccgccatctTGGGTCGACCGATGCGTGTATCTCACTGAGTAGACTTGTATATATATACGACGATGATGCTATTAGCTCTCGCGAGAGACTACGACGTGTATAGATGCTTTGCTCGGGGAACTTTTGTCTTGTACGATGAGTACCTTtttcttcttctctcttttttttttgcgggtgatgaTTACACTAGCAAAGTGACCATAACTAACAAATCCATtggcgcctccccccccccccaaaaaaaacaaATCCATTGGCGCCGTCGCGCGGTGCTCGGCCGGGCAAATTAAGGTTTCTTTCAGGATCCAATTAAGAGTTGCTTTTAAAAAAGGAGCTATATATGTATAACCAATGGAAACGACTACTTCTTTTTTGCGGGGTGAAAGACTTTCGTTTAATCAGTCTGGATCAGGATGATCCAAGGAGCATAATTAAGTTTACAACCTCTTCAGGTGCTGATCACAACCAAACGGCTGTTTTAACACAGGCACGTCCTATTCTAGCTAGCTTATTACTAACTTGATTACTCTCCCTCCTAATGGCTCTAACCTTCACTTCTCTTCCACCATAAGTACTCGCTTTAATCTCATGAACGAGGCCTGCGTTTGGTGACCCGTCTGTAGACTTGTGCATGAGCATAGCAGCAACCTCTGAGCAGTCCGTCTCGAGGATGAATGGTGCTGAGCTCCACTCCATAGCAAGGGAAACCCCTTCTCGACATGCTTCCAGTTTAGCTGCTAGTGCATTATGGCATGTGAACATGTGGCGTCAAGATGAAAAAACGATATGGCCCTCCGCGTCTCGAATGACCATCCCGATGTCGCCATTCCCTGCTTGCTCCGAGTAAGAGCCGTCGATGTCGAGCTTCAGCCAGCCGGCGGGAGGCGGCTCCCATCTATCTGGTTGTCGTGGCACCCCGCCCCTACTTGTTGGTTTGCTGAATGACGTTCCAGCCACATGGGGTGCCGACAGCTGCACCACCATTTTGCCTTTCTCATGGTCGCCTTGGGGATGCTGCTGGATACAAAGGAGGGACGTGATGTAGCTGTGCAAGAATCTACGTGATGCCTTGGTCGGGGGAGCTTCCTTCTCATGTGTGATCCTATTTTGGACATGCCATGAGCGCCACATAGTCATCAATAGAGTCATTCTTGAGGTGCTGGTGAGTGGCTCCAGTACCTCAAACAACCACTCCGGCCCTGTGTTGCGAACAGAGCTAATATCTGGCAGCGGCCAATCCTGCGCCATGGCACACCATAGGTCCACCACACGAGGGCACTCACACATAGCATGGAAGCCGTCCTCGCATTCCATTCCACACACATGGCATATATTAGATGGTTCCAGGTGACCAGAACATTGGTTGGACCAAGTGGCCAGAGAATTAGTCACAAGCCGCCATGCAAAGACGCGTACCTTAGGGGGAGCAGGGCACCCCCATATGATCTTCCAGATGGCACGACGACCATCTGGTGCCCTGCTCGTAGCACATGCCGATGGGCGCTCACACTCGTCCATGGCTAGGCGGTAGGCCGAACAAACGGTAAATATGTCATTCTTCTCTGGCGCCCAAGCAAGGGTGTCGTCGAAGCCACGGCGGCAAGCTCGGATGCGTGTGATGGCATCAATGTCAACCGGGAGGAGGTGTCGACGAAGAAGGTCCAGCCGCCATGCGCCGCGCTCATCAAGAAGATCCTCCACTCGCCTCAGTCGGCACGTGCCCTGCGATGTGATGAGATTCGCTCCATGCTCCCTCGGTAGCCACTTATCTCACCAAATGCGAATATTTTTGCCATTATCAACGCGCCAAGTCAGCCCTTTCTTCAGAAGTTCGAGGTCGTGCTGGATGCCCTGCCAAGATGCCGAAGCATTACCAGAAAAAACTGTATCCTCAAGGCGCCCATCAGGATAGTATCGAGCTTTTAGAACCTGCGCACATAAACTATCTGCTCTAATTAGGAGGAGGCGCCAAGCTTGCCGGGCTAGCAGAGCTTGGTTGAACATGCGGTAGTCTCTAAATCCAAGGCCTCCCTTGGTTTTGTGCGCCATAATATTTGGCCAAGAGATCCAATGTATTTGCGCTTCCCTTTAGAGGATCCCCACCAAAAGTTCCTGACCATGCGGTTCAAGTCGTCACAAACAGACACTGGAAGTTTAAACACACTCATCGCGAAGGTTGGGATTGCCTGCAATCATCACTTCTTTCCCTGCCGAGGAAAGTGTGTCGCCCCATGCAATAATCAAAAGTATATGATATGTTGATCGGACCTTCTTGAAGCAAATGATGCAAAATTTGGTTTCGCTCACAGGTGGATTGACTGGATAATGTCTTGTGTCATCATTGTGAGGTACAATGTGAAATTTAATGGAACCCTTCTGGATTCATTTGCACCGACGCGAGGGCTTCGGCAAGGTGATCCACTCTCCTCTTTTTTGTTCCTTTTTATTGCTGGCGGTCTCTCGGCCTTGTTGAAGTATGGTGAAAGGAGTGGGAATTTGGTGCCACTCAAAATCTGCTGGCGTGCCCCGGGGATCTCCCACTTGTTGTTTGCACATGACACCCTACTCTTTTTCAAGGCTGATAATAAGCAAGCTGATGGGATCCGTAATATCCTATGTCCTACGAGAAAGCAACGGGCTAGTTGATTAACCCAGCAAAATGCAGTATCATGTTTGGGAAATCTTGTCCGGAGAACAGCCAAGTGAGTATTTATTCGACCCTACAGGTTGAAAGGTCAACCTTTGAAGAGAGATATCTCGGGCTGCCTACACTGGAGGGGCGGATGTCAAAAGGAAAATTTCAGATTCTTCAGGCACAGCTGACCAAATGGAAATGACTACTTAACACTAGTAGTTGATTAATGTCTCATTTCTAGCGGTGTTAGGCGATCCATCAAGAATTCATGATTGATCAGTTTGTATTTGTGTTTGCCGCCTTGGCTTTTATTGTGCAATTTTGTTATTTCAGGATTGGTGCAAGTGCAAAAGACGAGACAATCTTGATCCGGCGGCTATCAGTTGTTTACAAGGAATGACTTTTTGGTTGAGAGTACAAGAAATAACATTTTTTTGAGGAAAGAGTACAAGAGATAACTATTTGTGTGTATACCAGGTCATGGTCACTTTTATTGAAGGCCGGTTCTGTTTGCCTCTAAAAAACAACCTAGGATCGAGCCCAATAATACCCTTTTCTATCAAAAAGATGGTTGAAGCCGGAAAGGGATTTGTGGATCACCGGGACGGGGGCATCGACCCCCTGTTTTTCTGGATTTTGATTTTCAATCTCTTGTATCTTATGAACCAAAATTCTAAATTAAGTTTCGTTTTCATATTCATGTTTCTTGTGATAAGCACTTTCAAATaagacccattttgcatatgttTTGACAAGTTTTTGAAATTGCATTAAGTTTCATTTCCTGAAACTTGATACAAAGAACGACAAAAATCACAAGTTTCAGAAACTAAAACTTAAAATTTAATGTGCCCTCATGCCGAATTCAACAAACTTTGTGGATCGTGAGACTATCGTGCGTCCGATCATGGCTGGGCAGGTGTGTGCCCCCCACAAGTTTCATGCTTGAAGCCCTCAGGCTATGCTAGCTCGATAGTACATGATCACTCATGTTCCATTGACCTGGAGATAATAAGACAACTTTGTGAATTCTAAAGCTCAACGGCTATGTCCTTTAGTGGATGATGTGTTAGTGTTGATGTGTTAGATTATATGCGAGAGTGCATATGTGTATGTCTACATTTAACTCCGTTTCACGTTTTTGACGCAAACGAGCATGGATGCATTGGTGGTCGGTGATTTGCTTTCACCGACTTGTTTCTTTTATGTGCAAAGAACAAATGTCATATTTAAGTTGACTAAACTCTTACAAAAAGCATCCTTATAGAAATTAAAAAAGATATATTTTTGTGTCCTCAATTTAGATCAAGGCACCGGCGGACACGATGTTTATAGAAAATCATCACTTCGGAGCGAAAACACCGGAGAGGGCATGCAAAATACCCCAGGCCCAGCTAGACAAAGCGGGGGAAAACATATTTCACATGCTCCCGAAAGAGGCTCAGGGCAG from Triticum urartu cultivar G1812 chromosome 3, Tu2.1, whole genome shotgun sequence encodes:
- the LOC125549063 gene encoding noroxomaritidine/norcraugsodine reductase-like, translating into MAAAAASREERWSLAGKTALVTGGTKGIGRAIVEELAGFGVRVHTCARSDADVQERLRGWAAEAEAGRLSARVTGSACDVSVRGDREALMATASAELGGKLDILVNNAGQTFFGAATACTAEEYARLMATNLESCFHLAQLAHPLLLAGSGGNVVNISSIGGLLGYPTLSLYSATKAALNQLTRTLAVEWACDGIRVNCVAPGGVRTDLLDSSGIQIDSDAAGRMWEAESARTALGRLGEPEEVASLVGFLCMPAASYITGQVICVDGGRTVAA